In Cloacibacterium caeni, a single window of DNA contains:
- a CDS encoding zinc metallopeptidase: MTGYYLILGVLMLVSWLVSARLKSKFQHYSKVHLRNGMSGKEIAEKMLRDNGIHDVQVISVPGQLTDHYNPVNKTVNLSEGVYMQRNAAAAAVAAHECGHAVQHAVGYSMLQLRSKLVPLVNISSTLSQFVIFAGISVMIASRSIQNPQGNTTVLAIGVLLFAVTTLFAFITLPVEYDASKRALAWLENSGTLGREEHAAAEDSLKWAARTYVVAALGSLAQLLYWASMLFGGRRE; the protein is encoded by the coding sequence ATGACAGGTTATTATTTAATTTTAGGAGTGTTAATGCTCGTGAGTTGGTTGGTTTCGGCTAGATTGAAGTCGAAATTTCAACATTATTCCAAAGTCCATCTCAGAAATGGAATGTCTGGGAAAGAAATTGCCGAAAAAATGCTTCGCGATAATGGAATTCATGATGTGCAAGTGATTTCTGTTCCTGGTCAATTAACGGATCATTATAATCCAGTAAATAAAACAGTAAATCTTTCTGAAGGAGTTTACATGCAGAGAAATGCAGCAGCAGCAGCGGTTGCAGCTCACGAATGTGGTCATGCTGTACAACATGCAGTTGGTTACTCTATGTTGCAACTTCGTTCTAAATTGGTTCCGTTGGTAAATATTAGTTCTACGCTTTCTCAGTTTGTAATTTTTGCAGGGATTTCTGTGATGATTGCTTCCAGAAGCATTCAGAATCCTCAAGGAAATACTACAGTTTTAGCGATTGGTGTTTTACTTTTTGCGGTAACTACACTTTTTGCGTTCATTACTTTACCAGTAGAGTATGATGCGAGTAAAAGAGCGTTAGCTTGGTTAGAAAATTCTGGAACATTAGGCAGAGAAGAACATGCTGCGGCTGAAGATTCTCTAAAATGGGCGGCGAGAACTTATGTTGTGGCAGCGCTAGGTTCATTAGCACAATTGCTTTATTGGGCGTCAATGCTTTTCGGAGGAAGAAGAGAGTAA
- a CDS encoding GNAT family N-acetyltransferase, which yields MSEVKIIQVTTEKQLSDFIKFPMNLYKNNQNYVPSLIKDEKSIWNKEENPALAYSEAKQFLAYRDNEIVGRIAVMINHNEAQELGIEKVRFGWLDFIDDEAVSKALIDTAIAYAKEKNIKKIEGPMGFTNLDKAGMLTFGFDRLATMIGIYNFSYYPKHLEKLGLVKEKEWVEFEIMFPDVLPDKVEKFSQLIAEKYQLKTLKFNSKEEILPLVEPMFKLLDETYKNLSTYTPITDEQILHYKEKYFGFIDKDYIICITDKDDKLISFAITMPSYSRALQKANGSLLPFGWYHLLNAGRKNERANFYLIGIHPEYQRRGVTAIIFKEIWKTFKKKGVKFLETNPELEENKNIQLLWQDYNPVNHKRRRTYTLEF from the coding sequence ATGTCTGAAGTAAAAATCATTCAAGTTACTACCGAAAAACAATTATCAGATTTTATCAAATTCCCGATGAATCTGTACAAAAATAATCAAAATTATGTACCATCTTTAATCAAAGATGAGAAAAGCATTTGGAACAAAGAAGAAAACCCTGCTCTTGCCTATTCCGAAGCTAAGCAATTTTTGGCTTACAGAGACAATGAAATCGTAGGAAGAATTGCGGTGATGATTAATCACAATGAAGCCCAAGAACTCGGCATAGAAAAAGTAAGATTCGGGTGGTTAGATTTTATAGATGATGAAGCCGTTTCTAAAGCACTTATTGACACGGCTATAGCTTATGCTAAAGAAAAAAACATCAAAAAAATAGAAGGACCGATGGGTTTTACCAATCTAGACAAGGCAGGAATGCTCACTTTCGGGTTTGACAGATTGGCAACGATGATTGGGATTTACAATTTCAGCTATTATCCAAAACATTTAGAAAAATTGGGATTGGTGAAAGAAAAAGAATGGGTAGAATTCGAAATTATGTTCCCTGATGTTTTACCAGATAAAGTTGAAAAATTCAGCCAACTCATCGCAGAAAAATATCAACTAAAAACCTTAAAATTCAATTCTAAAGAAGAAATTCTTCCTTTAGTAGAACCGATGTTTAAGTTACTAGACGAAACATACAAAAATCTTTCTACTTACACTCCTATTACCGACGAGCAAATCTTGCATTACAAAGAAAAATACTTCGGCTTTATAGATAAAGACTACATTATCTGCATAACTGACAAGGATGACAAGTTGATTTCTTTTGCGATTACCATGCCTTCATATTCCAGAGCTTTGCAAAAAGCCAATGGTAGTTTATTACCATTCGGATGGTATCATTTACTAAACGCTGGCAGAAAAAACGAAAGAGCTAACTTTTATTTGATAGGAATTCATCCAGAATACCAAAGAAGAGGAGTTACCGCTATTATTTTTAAAGAAATCTGGAAAACTTTTAAGAAAAAAGGGGTGAAATTTTTAGAGACCAATCCAGAGTTAGAAGAGAACAAAAACATCCAATTACTTTGGCAAGATTACAATCCTGTAAACCACAAGAGAAGAAGAACTTACACTTTAGAATTTTAA
- a CDS encoding NADH-quinone oxidoreductase subunit A, producing the protein MNLPDNYIPVLIQAAVGLGFVLFTLYASHNWGPKRHTSGATKDDTFECGIEVEGNARTPFSVKYFLTAILFVLFDIEIVFFYPYAVNFKELGFEGFLAVTTFIAIFFIGFFYVLKRGALDWNK; encoded by the coding sequence ATGAATTTACCTGATAATTATATCCCTGTTCTTATTCAGGCGGCAGTAGGTTTAGGTTTTGTGTTATTTACTTTATACGCATCACACAATTGGGGTCCTAAAAGACACACTTCTGGAGCTACTAAAGATGACACTTTCGAGTGTGGAATTGAAGTAGAAGGAAATGCAAGAACTCCGTTTTCTGTAAAATATTTTCTTACCGCTATTTTATTCGTTTTATTCGACATAGAAATTGTTTTTTTCTATCCTTACGCTGTAAATTTTAAAGAATTAGGATTTGAAGGATTCCTTGCTGTAACTACTTTTATAGCAATCTTCTTCATAGGATTTTTCTATGTACTAAAACGTGGAGCTTTAGATTGGAATAAGTAA